One window of Phycisphaeraceae bacterium genomic DNA carries:
- a CDS encoding class I SAM-dependent methyltransferase: MTTTIERVLADRCQSVLADAYETKKLFGRSGAPIEVFPTGMTRDSGDTLTELIANEGAANFLEVGLGLGLSTVFLSLGILRHRESFDALTLDPFQESHWDSVGLEMIRRAGLSDRVKFEKQYSEYVLPRLAEAGTRFDFIFVDGGHLFDNAFVDTFFAVRLARPGSLIVLDDRWMPAIQKTAAFFTGNIGLIDESAPKGTPGHRFISLRVPREMKVRKWDHFADF; this comes from the coding sequence ATGACGACCACTATCGAGCGAGTGCTCGCCGATCGTTGCCAAAGTGTTCTGGCAGACGCGTACGAAACGAAGAAGCTGTTCGGTCGCTCCGGCGCGCCGATCGAAGTATTTCCGACAGGCATGACCCGCGATTCGGGCGATACGTTGACAGAGCTGATCGCAAACGAAGGCGCCGCAAACTTTCTGGAAGTCGGTCTGGGGCTCGGCCTCTCGACCGTCTTTCTCAGCCTCGGGATCCTGCGTCACCGGGAATCGTTCGACGCGCTCACGCTCGATCCCTTTCAGGAAAGCCACTGGGACTCTGTCGGACTTGAAATGATCCGACGCGCCGGATTGTCGGATCGGGTGAAGTTCGAAAAACAATACTCGGAGTACGTTCTCCCTCGCCTCGCAGAGGCGGGAACCAGGTTCGATTTCATCTTTGTGGACGGAGGCCACCTGTTCGACAATGCTTTCGTGGACACCTTCTTCGCTGTCAGGCTCGCGCGCCCCGGCTCTCTCATCGTGCTCGATGATCGATGGATGCCCGCCATACAGAAAACCGCGGCATTCTTCACAGGCAATATTGGGCTGATCGACGAGTCGGCGCCCAAAGGAACGCCCGGACATCGCTTCATTTCCTTGCGTGTTCCACGTGAGATGAAAGTTCGCAAGTGGGATCACTTCGCGGATTTCTGA